A stretch of Paenibacillus sp. URB8-2 DNA encodes these proteins:
- a CDS encoding carbon-nitrogen hydrolase family protein: MTQLRIAVMQYGLSPIQTEAQFWDGLQSRIDEAVKEKADLLVFPEYTTAHLLSIVPAMSYEEACGYLDGITAVYRDFFQSASAKSGIVILAGTHICRDERRFVNKASLFFPDGRVETQNKLHLTPEEQQDWKLGHGDGLNVIGTPWGKLAILTCYDIEFPEAARIAADKGVELILCPSYTETVSGYYRVRNTSQARAIENQLFVALSGIVGELKEKRSQVDRGYCQAGLFAPCDFPFPPDGVIQAGVVNESMLVIATADFSMLRENRERGTVAPFYDRRPALYRKENEWI, encoded by the coding sequence ATGACACAACTTAGAATAGCCGTTATGCAGTATGGGCTGAGTCCTATCCAAACGGAAGCGCAGTTTTGGGACGGACTGCAGTCCAGAATCGATGAGGCTGTGAAAGAAAAGGCCGATCTGCTTGTCTTTCCCGAGTACACGACGGCCCATTTGCTGTCCATCGTTCCCGCCATGAGCTATGAAGAGGCCTGCGGGTATCTAGACGGAATTACGGCGGTGTATCGCGACTTTTTCCAGTCTGCCAGCGCAAAATCCGGCATAGTCATCTTGGCGGGAACCCATATTTGCAGAGATGAGCGACGGTTTGTGAATAAAGCGTCGCTGTTTTTCCCCGACGGCCGGGTGGAAACGCAAAACAAGCTTCATCTGACTCCGGAAGAGCAGCAGGATTGGAAGCTTGGGCATGGGGATGGATTGAACGTGATTGGGACTCCGTGGGGTAAACTGGCGATTTTGACCTGCTACGATATCGAATTTCCCGAGGCGGCCAGAATCGCTGCTGATAAAGGAGTAGAGCTTATCTTGTGCCCTTCCTATACGGAGACCGTCAGCGGCTATTACCGGGTAAGGAATACCTCCCAGGCGCGAGCCATTGAAAACCAGTTGTTCGTCGCCTTGAGCGGAATTGTCGGAGAGTTGAAGGAGAAGCGCTCCCAGGTGGATCGGGGGTATTGCCAGGCGGGGCTGTTTGCGCCCTGCGACTTTCCTTTTCCTCCGGATGGCGTGATCCAGGCAGGGGTGGTTAATGAGAGCATGCTGGTAATTGCAACCGCCGACTTTTCGATGCTTCGCGAGAACCGTGAACGAGGTACCGTCGCTCCGTTTTACGACCGCAGACCCGCCCTATACCGGAAAGAAAACGAATGGATTTGA